Proteins from a single region of Callithrix jacchus isolate 240 chromosome 12, calJac240_pri, whole genome shotgun sequence:
- the SEPHS2 gene encoding selenide, water dikinase 2, protein MAEASATGVCGEAMAAMAAAEGSSGPAGLTPGRNFSNYRPFEPQALGLSPSWRLTGFSGMKGUGCKVPQETLLKLLAGLTRPDVRPPLGRGLVGGQEEASQETGAGPSPTFPALGIGMDSCVIPLRHGGLSLVQTTDFFYPLVEDPYMMGRIACANVLSDLYAMGITECDNMLMLLSVSQSMSEEEREKVTPLMVKGFRDAAEEGGTAVTGGQTVVNPWIIIGGVATVVCQPNEFIMPDSAVVGDVLVLTKPLGTQVAVNAHQWLDNPERWNKVKMVISREEVELAYQEAMFNMATLNRTAAGLMHTFNAHAATDITGFGILGHSQNLAKQQRNEVSFVIHNLPIIAKMAAVSKASGRFGLLQGTSAETSGGLLICLPREQAARFCSEIKSSKYGEGHQAWIVGIVEKGNRTARIIDKPRVIEVLPRGATAAALAPDNSNASSEPCS, encoded by the coding sequence ATGGCGGAAGCCTCGGCGACGGGCGTTTGCGGAGAGGCCATGGCGGCTATGGCAGCTGCGGAAGGCTCTTCGGGCCCGGCGGGCTTAACTCCGGGCCGGAACTTCTCCAACTACCGGCCCTTCGAGCCCCAGGCATTGGGCCTCAGCCCGAGCTGGCGGCTGACGGGCTTCTCTGGCATGAAGGGCTGAGGCTGCAAAGTCCCGCAGGAGACACTGCTCAAACTCCTGGCGGGACTGACGCGGCCGGACGTGCGGCCCCCACTGGGCCGGGGCCTGGTGGGCGGTCAGGAAGAGGCGTCGCAGGAAACGGGAGCGGGCCCCAGCCCCACTTTTCCAGCCCTGGGCATTGGGATGGACTCCTGCGTCATCCCCCTGAGGCATGGGGGCCTGTCGCTGGTGCAGACCACGGACTTCTTTTACCCCTTGGTGGAAGATCCCTACATGATGGGGCGCATAGCTTGTGCCAACGTGCTGAGTGACCTCTACGCCATGGGCATTACTGAGTGTGACAACATGTTGATGTTACTCAGCGTCAGCCAGAGTATGAGTGAGGAGGAACGCGAAAAGGTAACGCCGCTGATGGTCAAAGGCTTTCGGGATGCGGCTGAGGAAGGAGGGACTGCAGTGACCGGTGGGCAAACTGTGGTCAACCCTTGGATTATAATCGGTGGAGTTGCCACTGTGGTATGCCAGCCAAATGAATTCATAATGCCCGACAGCGCGGTGGTTGGGGATGTGTTGGTGTTAACCAAACCGTTAGGAACCCAGGTTGCCGTCAATGCCCACCAATGGCTGGATAATCCTGAAAGATGGAATAAAGTAAAAATGGTGATCTCCAGAGAAGAGGTGGAGCTGGCGTATCAGGAAGCCATGTTCAATATGGCTACCCTCAACAGAACTGCTGCAGgtttaatgcacacatttaatGCCCATGCGGCCACAGATATCACAGGCTTTGGCATTCTAGGACACTCCCAGAACCTAGCGAAACAACAAAGAAACGAAGTGTCCTTTGTTATTCATAATCTGCCAATAATTGCCAAGATGGCTGCCGTCAGCAAGGCCAGTGGACGGTTTGGGCTTCTTCAAGGAACCTCGGCGGAAACCTCTGGGGGATTACTCATTTGTCTGCCTAGAGAACAGGCGGCTCGCTTTTGTTCTGAAATCAAATCCTCCAAGTATGGAGAGGGTCACCAAGCGTGGATCGTTGGCATTGTGGAAAAGGGAAACCGAACGGCCCGGATCATTGACAAGCCGCGAGTTATTGAAGTCCTACCTCGTGGAGCCACAGCTGCAGCTCTTGCTCCTGACAATTCAAATGCCTCCTCTGAGCCTTGCTCCTGA